One window from the genome of Streptomyces sp. WZ-12 encodes:
- a CDS encoding precorrin-8X methylmutase, giving the protein MTAFDYEKDGAAIYRQSFATIRAEADLSELPADVSRVTVRMIHACGMVDLVRDLAFTPGVVASARAALRAGAPILCDATMVASGVTRKRLPADNEVLCTLGDPAVPELAARMGTTRSAAALELWRDRLEGAVVAFGNAPTALFRFLEMIEEGAPRPAAVLGIPVGFIGAAESKDALIGHPSKLEHIVVRGRRGGSAMAAAALNALASEEE; this is encoded by the coding sequence GTGACCGCGTTCGACTACGAAAAGGACGGGGCGGCCATCTACCGCCAGTCCTTCGCCACCATCCGCGCCGAGGCGGACCTGTCCGAACTGCCCGCCGATGTCAGCCGGGTCACGGTCCGCATGATCCACGCCTGCGGCATGGTCGATCTCGTCCGCGACCTGGCCTTCACCCCGGGCGTCGTGGCCAGTGCCCGGGCCGCGCTGCGCGCCGGTGCGCCGATCCTGTGCGACGCCACCATGGTGGCCAGCGGCGTGACCCGCAAGCGACTGCCCGCGGACAACGAGGTGCTGTGCACCCTCGGCGATCCGGCCGTTCCGGAGCTGGCCGCCCGGATGGGCACCACCCGCAGCGCCGCCGCGCTCGAACTGTGGCGGGACCGGCTGGAGGGCGCCGTGGTCGCCTTCGGCAACGCCCCCACCGCCCTCTTCCGGTTCCTCGAAATGATCGAGGAGGGGGCGCCGCGCCCCGCCGCCGTCCTCGGCATCCCGGTCGGCTTCATCGGCGCGGCCGAGTCCAAGGACGCGCTGATCGGCCACCCGTCGAAGCTGGAGCACATCGTGGTGCGCGGGCGGCGCGGCGGCAGCGCCATGGCCGCGGCGGCGCTCAACGCCCTGGCGAGCGAGGAGGAGTGA